In the genome of Raphanus sativus cultivar WK10039 chromosome 4, ASM80110v3, whole genome shotgun sequence, one region contains:
- the LOC108852519 gene encoding bidirectional sugar transporter SWEET14, whose protein sequence is MALNVLAFTFGIMGNIISFIVFLAPVPTFVRICQKKSIEGFQSLPYVSALFSAMLWIYYALQKDGSGFLLITINAVGCFIETIYIILFIIYANKKARISTLKVLGLLNFLGFAAIILVCELLTKKSNREKVLGGICVGFSVCVFAAPLSIMRVVIRTKSVEFMPFSLSLFLTLSAITWLFYGLAIKDFYVALPNILGAFLGAVQMILYIIFKYYKAPKTDDTEKPKTVTDHSIDMVKLASATPVSVDLMVHPQANDGDLEGQMEKNVTNQIQT, encoded by the exons ATGGCTCTAAACGTATTGGCCTTTACATTTGGAATCATGG GCAACATCATATCATTTATCGTTTTCTTGGCGCCAGT GCCAACGTTTGTTAGGATCTGCCAGAAAAAATCTATAGAAGGCTTTCAATCACTTCCCTATGTGTCAGCGCTCTTTAGCGCGATGCTATGGATTTACTACGCTCTGCAGAAAGATGGATCAGGCTTCCTTCTGATTACCATAAATGCCGTTGGATGCTTCATCGAAACCATCTACATCATCCTCTTTATAATCTATGCTAACAAGAAAGCTAGA ATATCAACATTGAAGGTTCTTGGACTCTTGAATTTCTTGGGTTTTGCCGCTATTATTCTTGTCTGTGAGCTCTTGACCAAAAAGTCGAACCGTGAGAAAGTCCTTGGAGGGATTTGCGTCGGATTTTCCGTTTGCGTCTTCGCAGCTCCTTTGAGCATCATG AGAGTGGTGATACGAACAAAGAGTGTGGAGTTTATGCCCTTCTCTCTATCATTGTTTCTTACACTCAGCGCCATTACGTGGCTCTTCTACGGTCTTGCTATTAAAGACTTCTACGTTGCG CTTCCAAATATATTGGGTGCATTTCTCGGAGCAGTTCAAATGATTCTATACATCATATTCAAGTACTACAAGGCTCCAAAAACTGATGACACAGAGAAACCCAAAACGGTGACGGATCACTCCATAGACATGGTCAAGCTTGCATCAGCAACTCCAGTTTCCGTTGATTTGATGGTTCATCCCCAAGCTAATGATGGTGATTTAGAGGGTCAGATGGAAAAGAATGTGacaaaccaaatccaaacctaa